The genomic window aaaaaaaaagaaaaattaatattagaaaaaaagtataaaaataaaaaaaaagggggtgtaGGATTCCGCGCTTAAGGTTCCGCGTTTTATTGTATTGGATTTCAGATTTAgaggtgtatgtgtaggatttcgcattttagggtttgaagtagtaattaatGTTGCGTGAACAAACATTCCACGTCtgttaaagaaatattttctccctttttttttttttttttttgttcagtattttggaatgcttcgtaagggaagaaaacgttacagaagagcgcatcaagtacgtggtccaaCCTTACAGGAACAAATTATCCAACACATAGAGGaggatggtccacatgcatatactttagtaaaggaacgcagacaccctcgttctacgcctgaaaaaagaaggaaaaaacggggcGTTGATCGCCGTGCTGGTCGTCGTGGTGTACGtggccgcatgattattgatattcatttagaagtattaaacgaatgtcaaaaaggggacctacattcgacgaaggaagacttttttgaaattttggttcaagaattcatgggaagcgaatttatcaaggaagactttcttcctaaggaacaggttccaagttcagattccgggtttagggaaggaaaactttattcctaaggaatgtgttGCAAAGGAAGATATTCCAAAGGGAAATgtccctaaggaacaggttccaagttcagattccgggttttagtgtgtagtaaaaatttttctttttttttttttttttttttgttgttttgtgtattaaattgtttacatgttcaatCTGTAGTCAATATAAgccgggaaaaaaagaaaaattttcttacCTACTTTTagtttgatttgtttggtaaaattttttttttattgaagaattaaaagaaatgcttattcattttgttacataaaaatttgacttcataaaattttttttttttgtttttttaaaatacatgaatatttctttaaggAAGGTCACGACCTTTTTCCGCATCCACTTTGggagtattctttccttatgtgcttattcaatCTTATaaatggtaggaaggaaaaaaggaaagaacgaataaggaaagaaagcataaggaaaaaaggaaaagaaaaggaaggaaagaaaaggaagggaaaaaagtaagtaaagaaaaggaagaaaaaagaaggaaaaaaaaagatggaaagggaaaaaaagaaaaaaaggaaggaaaaattagcgcttaggggaaagaagggcgaaaaaggaaaaatggtcaTTTTGCATCTTTCCTTACACACttcatatataaactgtCTGCGGCAGTTGTTTATGCTTCCTTCCGTGGGCAGGCCTTTCATTAAATGTTACATTACATGTTTTGGTAACCTATATTTGGGCGACCCTGCgtactattatttgttcttctagCGGacgtccttccttctcccctgGTAGACTGTCTTGTGTATGCAGAAGAGCTCACTGTAGAACTTTCTGGTGCCCAGCCCAATATGGAATCGTCCTCTGTTGTGGAAGCACCTATTGTTGAGCTGTCTTCCGTTAACGCATCAATGTTGCGTACGGTggatattttcttccttgttcctcttcctcctctagaggaatggttaccaaaccaagaagaccatggtttatactgaaaaaaaggaagcgttaaaaggagggaaggaaagggtctaaggaaggaaagaagtgtctaaggaaggaaaggagggtctaaggaaggaatgttgttaggggtggaaggagggttgtttGGGAGTGGAAGGCAGGAAgcggtgttaggggtggttggtggtaggtgtgttgttaggtgggttgttagaggtgtTGGTAGGGTGCTttgtggaagggaaggttgttaggggtgttggtAGGGtagttggtggaagggaaggttgttaggtgggtggttagtggaaggaaggttttttggtggttggtggaaggaagcttgtttggtggttggtggaaggaaggttgttaggtggatgcttggtggaaggaaaggttgttaggggtggttggtggaaggaaggttgttaggtggtaatgtggtaggtgggttgttaagtggttggtggaaaggaaggaaaggagggtctaagaaggaaaggaaaggaagtaacgttccttagaaggaaggtgtctaaggaaaggagggtctagtgaaggaaaggaaatctaaggaggaacagGGGATAGGGGTAGAAAGAatattatttcacttttaattGTGTAGTGGTAATTGTATtttataccttatatagtaCGTAAGGAGCTACCGTTAATCCTAGTGTTCCGATTATAGAGGAGATGGAAGATGTGGTGGTGGCGGAACGTATGTTTGCTTCTGCTTCGCGCAGAAGATTTGACTTTTGCTCGAGTTCCTTCTGTAAAGGATCTTCTACATGGAAACATGCCTGAcgttttatttcttctatttcagTTTGTGACCTACACTTTAATGTTTGTAGATGCATCTTACAGTAGTGTGTATAATCCATATAGGGACCagtacaatatggatcagCCGTATTTTTACGTGCCCTATCCGGCTCACAGTGTTGTTGCACAGCTTTGCATGCTTCAGTAATTTCCTCCTTGTGAGGGGTCCACCCCTTTTCACAATCATGCCAATATTCCCCTAAGTAACCTTTTATAGTGTTATAGTTATGAGAGAAATCGAATATGGTTTTCTTATGGAGGAAAATGTTTTTGTCTATTGGTTTACAAGTAATATTGCACCCGTTGCTCTCATATGaggattttattttttgccaaatTTCACATAGGAGTTCCTTAAATTTCCCCTTCGTCTCTTCATTATTAAGTAATATGTTCCCTATTCCATAGTAGAGAAAATTCCAGCGTTCTTTATATAATGGGTAATTCTCGTATCTGTGCATTCCGGAAACGAAGCACACTGCTTCTTCAATTTCATGCATACAAGTCTGTAACTCATTATGTGAACTCTTAAGTTCCTCCATTCCCTGTACACGCTTATCTGTACAATGCTCCCCTATGCTCTCTTTAAATGGGCcatagaaatatatttgGGAAGGTAATTGATTTGAAAGTGTGGTCTATAAACATAATTGGCAGAAAGGAAGAGCAAGGAGGAGAAAGAtgtgtgtggaatatgtAAGTGTGTAAgtatttctatatatatatgtattttccatctttctttttttttggttttattatattttattatatatacatgcaaaattttatatatgaataatatttgCTTGTAGGTATTATTCCTTGAATATAAATGGAGAACTAACATCCATTATTCTTGCTGCACTTAGTGCACGTTCCTGTATACAATGACCCCTATTTCTGTGATGCCcgtatattcatatattttttgaacaaacacacatatatgtgtgcgaTAATTTTCGCTTGCTTGTTTCTGTGATGGTTTATTGAATATGGAACGCTTATTTTCTTaagagtatatatatgtttttttttatttttacagcTATAGGAACACATTCTGTATATTAAATGGTTACACGTACGACTAATAGTACAAagtaaagaataaatatattgcAGAATCACATAACACAACATAAAAGAATGATCAAATTTCTCAAttacttccttatttattgattttattattaaaacATGTACAACCTTCCCTGGaattattgttattactaTTGCTATGCTTtgattattatatatatattcgtgtatatatatatgtatatatgcaggaaatatatatatataactttttcctcccttcttttgtataggaaaaattcttaccacttatatatatacattatattaaattatgTGTTTTACTACTGTTAGGAGTGTTTTTAAGGAAGTTATAAGTAAATACTTAATagttcatatgtatatatggagagagcattcttctccttccttttattatatGAACATTCATCAACATGCACTGTGTGTCGGATATGAATTTATAAATTGTTCAAGAAATTGGTATAATACACAAGAATCCCATGAATTATGCacaaaagaagaggaggagtaCATGTTGAGAGGAAGATTTCAGAACacatccttttttctgtttccagtagctttttattaataataccttctttcttcctttcttttattatttacgATGAGTATACACTATAAATTGTTCACTCATATGGAGTACATATTGGGTTATTTGAACTCATTTCTACTACTTTTAATGCACCTTATACTCTACATATTAGTGTGtatctctttttccttccttttttctttttccatttgtatgATTGTTCAACCCACACCACTACCataataatgtataataataatatataataatgtataataataatatataataatgtataataataatatataataatgtataataataatatataataatgtataataataataatagtgctcctttctttgcttcttattccttctttccttctttctccccTGTGAGTTAATATAATTTTGCTcggaagcatatatatatatgtaaatacatacattgtatatatatatacattatatatgtatatatatgtagaaagCATACAACAcattacttctttttttttttacacacatatgagcaatttgcatatatgtgtatgtagaatttttgcatatatatgtgcgtagaAGCACAAAAAACACATTAGTTCACTAATTTAATGtatccattcgttcattccattcgtctaatccattcgtttaatccattcgttcattataattagagtttagggtttagtatATAAGTATGCGCATATgcaacatatacatatatatataaatatgtgtatatattcacTATGAATGTAATAGTGGCGATGGTGTTTTACTCTTAAGAGCGGATtgactttttcattttttttccattggttcattttttctttgggactgaatttgttgtttttgtttgtttttttgttgttgtgtattgttgtttgtttgttgtgtttgtttggTTTGTTTGTTACAAGGATTTTTGTAGtagttgtttgtttgtttgttgttgttacaaggattgttctgtagtagtagtagtagttgttgttgttgttctacAAGGATGGTTGTAGTagtaattgttgttgttgtatacaaggattgttgtgcgtaattgttgttgttgttgttttttaggtttaaggttcagatataaaaaggatggaaaaaaaataaagcagttagaatggaagaaaaaaaaacagttcaaaagaaaaaaaaagggaagctaaaaaaagaaggagtagGGAGTAAGTTcggcccccttttttttgtatgtgttggaatgttgttagtatgtggaatgtttttattttttccttccttccccttaaaaaataagaggaaCACATGGTAGAACttgtttgtttattttattttatttttttttcttttaaaaaaaaaggaacaattaataaaaaaataaaataaagaagggtACTGAGGAACTTATCTATTGTATGGGATAGAATATACTGTGGAAGagtcacctattgttgaatcATACTCTGTTGTTGAACCTCCTATTATTGATGTGTCGTCGTCAAAGTCCCTTTCAACTGAAGTCGTTGTTGTTCTCTTTCTAATGTTTCTTACACTGCTGTTAtggttccttcctcctcctccctcAAATTGTGTACGTAACAAAGATGGTACGGAAGTATACTGAAATAAGAACGAAGGACGAAGGAGGGGGgtggaaaatatgtacatatataaacacatatatgtatgtgtatacatatatatatatacatagtggtaataattattaccttatatagaagggcAGAAATAGCAGGCAACCCTACTGCGGCAAGTATGGAAGATACGACGGTAGTAGTGGGGGTGGTGTTGGTCGTGGTTGTCCCCCCACTCAACTGTTCAGTGCAACTACCAGTTGGGTCGTCAGGAGGCAGCTCATTAACCTTAGAgagggaggaagaggaaggaaggaggagatcttcctccccccctccttccacctcctccttcccaCCTACATCAGCCACTTCAGGACATTCTAAGAgcgaaattttttcctccttacaGAAACTTTcatagttttttttaaattcactACAATAGTCATCAGCATTAGGTGTACTTGTGTTGCAAGACGTATTCATAGCACGACATCCTGTTTTAATGTTCTGTAGGTGTTCGTTATACTTCTTACTGCAAGAAGGAGTTGTAGATTTAGGAGGTTTGGGAAGTTTAGGGCCTGGAGCAGAGAGGCCTAAATCCTGTTCTATCCTCTTATGGTCGATAGAATATTCAAATACTATTCTTCTATGGTTGAAAGTCATGAAGTCGTCTTCGCTAAGGTCGTCTTTGTTCAGGGTAGGGTCTGTTCCTAAGAGCGTACATTTATGCCCCTCCTTAATACCATTAAGGATGTCATTAATTGCTTCTATTACAGTGGAAAACGAAGTAGTAGCAGGTTCCCTTAACTTTTTATGTAATAAATACCCTAaccaaaaattgaaaaatttacaacgtTTACCATTGTCTGGTTCGTCAGTTCCGTCCTCtgcctcttcctcctcttcttctgcttttctcaattttttcaattcttccgtctctctttcttctttttcctttgtagAAACATAACATAATGCATTTGCAATTACAGTTGCATATTTGTCGTCCgtaaaatattcttttattgcttcccttatttcttttctggGGAAAGGACAATAATAGCAATAATTGCCACCACCCTTAAAATTATCATAATACTTTACTCTTGAGGTTAGCACTTCTAAATTTTGCTTCTACAATTGTATGTAAGTGGAAGTGGTGTtatgtgttaggggtgtgtgtgagGGGTGGGGgagttatgtatatatgtatatatatatacacatacatatatatatatacatacatgtacatacatatatgtacttatatacatatatatgtatatacgtacatttacatatgtatgtggtggtggtgtttttttttttaccgttaGTTTTTTTGCAGGTACTTTTTTTGGtgattttgtttttattgtTGCACAGGAGGAGATATCTCCTTCGTCTCCGTCCTCTTCCCCTGAACAGGAGCCAAGTCCTATATAGTcctcatcttcttcttcgtcttcaGACGGTTCCGTAGGGCATGTTAGTTGTGGTAGTTCTTCCTCATactttgttccttctttcttataTTGCTTATCAAATTCGTCACAATATGCGTCCCCGGAGAGGGATTGACATATTCCCTTCACTTTTGCATATGCTGACTTAGCTGCTTCGGAAGGGACCTCACATTGGTTATTATTGCAATATTTGTGACAttctcctttcccttctttgtcATCTTTCAGTTTGTTGTAgtcatattcataatcatgTAGTATTTTACTATTTTGGAAGAGGTCATCGGTAATATGAGGGTACACAAGAGTACAATGGTTCTTGCAACTGTTCCAGAAATGGGTACTCCTCTGATGTTTATAAATTGCGCTCATAACAGTCTGAAATGTGGTGTCCGTCTTAACTTTTCCCGTCTCCTTAATTTTAGtacccaaccaataatagagaaATTTACAACGATCATAATAAGATGGGTCCCCACTGCCACTCCCTCCTGCGCATGCATAAGAACagttttgtacaattttattgCTTAATTCCTCATTATAAGCATGGATCACTTCTAATGCTCCTTTCACAGTCGTCCATAATTCCTGGTTACATGGCATCGCTCCCCCATCCCCTCTACTGACCACTTGGGAACAAGTCTTCTTATCCGCCTCCTTATaccttttttgtgaaggtaattcttCCATAGCGTCGTCGTCTCCCAGTGtcattgttcatatgtatgcattttttgtgtatatgtggaatgcgaatttttatatatgttacatataaaatgtgttcctTAAATATATGCAGGCAGCATGTGTTCATATGTGTGTTGAATATTTTGCACATATTATAGGAATGATTATAAGAAcaagcacacacacatatatatatgcaaatttatcaaatttatcaaacgtttttattttctttatttctttcacttttacatttcctttctttttcttcttttttctgattAATGatgatgtacatatattgcttaaattttcaattttcaaATGTCATTCATGcattatgtatgtatgtactacttatgtatatgcatacatagtAATTATGTCATGTATGTTGTACATGGTGTAATTGTTTCTTATGAATATAATTGGATTACAAAATATGGAAGCGAATTATGTTCAAACTAGCAAAATAATGACGGAGAGATGGGGCAATAATTCCAATTCCTTGCATATTACATCTTTTATCTATGTAATTTATTATTGCCATTTGTATGGGATTACTCATAGCACATTATATTACAATGTACATGCCATCAtaattgtgtatataaaagaaTACCATTTTCTCCTGTGCtgggtaaaaattttaatatatatatatattacttattttatattttattgttatgtaTGTGAAGGacgattataaaaaagtgcTAATACAATTCAGCGTATATTCCCTGTATggaatattccttttttcttcccttttaaatatgtacatttaccCATATCTACTACGGATTGTACattcataaaataaatgaaacgaggatatataatacacacagaggaattatgcaaatgatatgtaaaaaaaaaaaaaaaaagaagtaaaaaaaaaaaagaattttctaTGCACACCCTTTTACCATAATAATACCTtaccataataataatggtactccttgatatatatatatacaccctCCCTTTCCGCCTTTTGTTCATTTATGTTGTATTAGTAATATGATAAgtcccattttttcactttttttcctttttttcttcttttttttgtccttgaTATGAGTATGTTACAAATAAGTCATTCAtggtatatgtatatgtgcatattatgtactatttgtgctatttccttccttcctccccctttttaaacttacactacattttttacactaatatacccctttccctttttcgttttttatcCTTGGTTTAAATTGGAAGAaggttcgaaaaaaaaagagggggggttTGAGGGGAATTGgtagaaattttttctcaagGGAAAGGTTCATAGATTTCCCCCTTTACCTTGgcgtgcatatattatttcagaaccacatacatatatatatatgctatatatatatgtaggaagTATATTGCATACGTTATTATAGTTTCTTTGCGTGGAAGGAAGCATTACACATTCATTCTAATGTTTTACATATGATGTTCTACATGTGCTGgtaatgtatattatttcgtCTTTGTTGATGTTGCTGTTGCCTCCGTTGCTGTTGTCTGCTATATGTTCTTGTAGACTCTGTGTCATACACTGTTCCATCGAATGTTGAATTTTccgtggaatattctgttgttaaggtgtcgttctctgttaatgtgtcgtcTTCTTCGTCTGATAAGGTGTTCAATTCACTCCTAATGGCAGatcgtttcttccttcttcctaccCCAATGTGATTATTCCTCTTAAAGAAGAATGGCTTAtgctaaaagaaaagaaaagcaaaaggaGATGTTATTGTGGTGGTGTTTTAGTGTTCTATGgtgtagtggtggtggtgctcGTACTTACCTTGTAGAGAAGGAAAGCCACTGACAACATTCCTGTCGCTCCAAGAATAGAAGATACAGTAGTAGTGGTGATGTTTTCTCCAGAAGATGAGGTTGTTTCTGGTACAAGTGCAGGTTCCTCTGCTGCTTCCCTCTGCACCTGATTATCGTGCCTAAGTTCAGTCTGTAGAACCTTCCTGTTAAGTATTGCTTCACAGTGTAGGCTTATTAATTTCTGTGGGTTCGGTTTTTGGTTGCTACCTCCCGCCCTCGCTATAAAATCTCCACAAACCGAACTTTGCAAAGTTCCAGTTTCACTACTTTCTGTACTTTGTGTGCATAAGTTAGTGTAAGCTGTAGCAGCTGCTTTCAGGTATTGTTCATATGCTGGACAGTAATCCTCCTTATTTTTTGGCAAGGTTGTCACTATTTTTGTGTAGTCTAGCGAATAGTCAGATACTATTTTTGCCTTAGGGAAGAGGTCCTTATTAATAGTATAGCCGCTGTATAGAATGGTACACCCACCCCCACCACTTTCCCCACCAGACGAAGGCTTAATTTCCTTTAATTGGTCATAAATGTTTTTCATAAGGGTTTGAAATGAATCAGAATCGCTTACACATTCCCATACTTTAgtccctaaccaataataaaagaaagtgcACTCTTTATTTCTGGATGAGAAGCTCCTTGTCCCTCCCGGTGAGGATGCGTAACAATAGGCTTCTAATATTTTGTCAACATGCGCCTTAATACCGTCATGGGCCTGTAGTGCAGTTTGCAGAGCAATTTTCGCACTTTCTGTCTCAACTCCTTGAGTATTACACCCATAATAGCCACTATATTTCTGGTCGAATGCATCATATGCTGCTCTTGAGGGTAGTTCACCCACGAACATGTTCTATAAGTgagaatatatacataaattaatatatatatatatcatatatacacacatatatatatatgtattcatatattttgaatgaaggaatgcaTACTTCTCCTGTCATGGTTgtatgcgcatttttttgtgtgtatatgtaatgaatttgtgttttttgtgcttttgtTTCATATGTTCAGAATACATAGATAtgtgaacacatttttttcctttcagcagtgattatgaatattaagttcttatttttttccttcaatagTACACATTGctcaaaattttgcacaataATAATATCTTCTAACATTGTGCATATGTATCacaattatattatataaagttGATTCAAGAATAAATAACAATATATGctaaaaaattatagaatAATAATGGTAGGATGTACGGAACTTCCCccataatatacatatatatattccttatccGTGTACCACTGTTGTTTATTATTGGTATTGTgctacacatatacatatatattcctacgGAACACTGCATTCCTGAACACATACCATGATTACTCATATATCTGCacaatgtatgtatatatatacataattcaacttttccttaatgaaaaaattttcaacatgCACTACTCATTTTATGctctattttctttttttttttttttttcctaagggatgttaataaaaaaaaaaaattgttagcTTATATATTGTGCAGTGTACAgttcacatatgtacatgcatatatgtgcatagaGAGCACATGGTACCTTTCTTCCGCAAACGTCCCgcactccttttctttttttgcacaatgtATACACAAACGTTGTGCATAATTATTGAATATTTAGAAGAAAACTTAACTTCGTGAAACAAACACGCGAAAAAGGGATTTAATACAGAAAGAATTATATCATTCATATTGttgaaaaaagtataaatatatgtgcacacatcccccccttttaccATAATAGTAATAGTTTTATTAGAAcaacattcttccttccttctctcttcttttcttttcttttcttttctttacttttcttctttccttcttttcctttcttttttttttttccttttttttttaaaagtaaaagaaaaaaacaaaaaaacaaaaaagatataaagaagaaatcaaGAAGAAATgagtcaaaaaaacaaaaggggagtgagaaaaagggaaggaagaatgccaTTTATGCTTCTTTTCACAGAGTGTATGAACTGTGTGTGCGGACTTCGCGCGGTGTTCATTTATATTAAgtgggaagggaaggaggaaagaaacatATCACATTACACATTCATTTCATTGTTATATTCCAATGTTCTAAATGTGCTATTTATGATGTGCGTAATATTAGATCCTACTTATTGTTTTATGGAGGaatatattacatacgtccataacttatatttctttgtattcgttgctgttgttgctccCTCTTcatattactattatttttcctacttCCTGCTCTTCTTCTAAGTGGTAACTCATTATATATGATAGATGCATCTTCTGTTGTTGACAAATCTGTTGTGGAATCAGCTATTGTTGAGTCATTTATTGTTGATTCGAATGTGGAGTCACCTAATGTAGAGTCTGTTGTTATTATGGAATCACTTTCTGTTAGGGTATCAATGTTATGCtcaattgttgttgttgttgctctttttttcctcctaaTTCTACTAATGTTATCGTTACTTCTAAGGAGATTGTTACGTAagtcagaaaataaattggtatactaagacaggaggaaaggaaagagggtaaaaatatatgtgtagcacacatatatgtaacacatatatatatataagtagtatatgtatatatatgtatatatgtacatatgtacatgtatgtatgtttatataaatgtgtgtaaTGGACAATTGTAAATACTTTGTATAAAAGAAAACCAAGTGCTGGTAATCCCACTACGGATAATGCAGAAGAGACGATAGGGGTGATGCTTCTGCTGCTGGGAGAAGCAGCACTACCCTCCACCTGTTGTGGTAATGATGGTGGAGCAGCAAGTTCTGAAGGTTGTGAAAGCAACTGTGTTAAGCAATTAGTCAGGTTggtttcttcctctccttcctcctccccatcTGATTGGGGGCCTGCTCCAGACTGTGCTTgttctttcaattttgatggttctggaatttttttctcaccatttttcaatttgtccCAAAATTTTCTACAGAAGTCATCATGATTTTGAGTCTCACTGCCACAATTTGCACTTACTTGATTATAAGCGTCTTTAGCTCCACCATCTCCAACAATTTTCTTATCTCCATTCAGGTAGGTGTCATATGCAGTAGTGCAAGAAGAAGACATTCCTGATTGAGAATTATGCTTTATTTGTTTCCATATGGTTCGGTAGTCATGGTAATAGtcaaatactttttttctgtgataTAAAAATTCTGTGCTCATGGTACTGCTCAAAAAACTTTGAGCACATGGTTCGTTGTTGGACCCTTCCAACGTATTATAGATTTTTTGTATAACATCTTTAAGTAGAAAAGTtgattttaattttccttctaGTTCGGAccctaaccaaaaataaaaaaagttacacaaCTCCTCTTTGCATGGTTGTGGTGATGGTAATGGTTGATCCTCCTTC from Plasmodium coatneyi strain Hackeri chromosome 12, complete sequence includes these protein-coding regions:
- a CDS encoding KIR-like protein, giving the protein MEELKSSHNELQTCMHEIEEAVCFVSGMHRYENYPLYKERWNFLYYGIGNILLNNEETKGKFKELLCEIWQKIKSSYESNGCNITCKPIDKNIFLHKKTIFDFSHNYNTIKGYLGEYWHDCEKGWTPHKEEITEACKAVQQHCEPDRARKNTADPYCTGPYMDYTHYCKMHLQTLKCRSQTEIEEIKRQACFHVEDPLQKELEQKSNLLREAEANIRSATTTSSISSIIGTLGLTVAPYVLYKYKPWSSWFGNHSSRGGRGTRKKISTVRNIDALTEDSSTIGASTTEDDSILGWAPESSTVSSSAYTRQSTRGEGRTSARRTNNSTQGRPNIGYQNILNKHIRKEYSQSGCGKRS
- a CDS encoding KIR protein: MTLGDDDAMEELPSQKRYKEADKKTCSQVVSRGDGGAMPCNQELWTTVKGALEVIHAYNEELSNKIVQNCSYACAGGSGSGDPSYYDRCKFLYYWLGTKIKETGKVKTDTTFQTVMSAIYKHQRSTHFWNSCKNHCTLVYPHITDDLFQNSKILHDYEYDYNKLKDDKEGKGECHKYCNNNQCEVPSEAAKSAYAKVKGICQSLSGDAYCDEFDKQYKKEGTKYEEELPQLTCPTEPSEDEEEDEDYIGLGSCSGEEDGDEGDISSCATIKTKSPKKVPAKKLTKQNLEVLTSRVKYYDNFKGGGNYCYYCPFPRKEIREAIKEYFTDDKYATVIANALCYVSTKEKEERETEELKKLRKAEEEEEEAEDGTDEPDNGKRCKFFNFWLGYLLHKKLREPATTSFSTVIEAINDILNGIKEGHKCTLLGTDPTLNKDDLSEDDFMTFNHRRIVFEYSIDHKRIEQDLGLSAPGPKLPKPPKSTTPSCSKKYNEHLQNIKTGCRAMNTSCNTSTPNADDYCSEFKKNYESFCKEEKISLLECPEVADVGGKEEVEGGGEEDLLLPSSSSLSKVNELPPDDPTGSCTEQLSGGTTTTNTTPTTTVVSSILAAVGLPAISALLYKYTSVPSLLRTQFEGGGGRNHNSSVRNIRKRTTTTSVERDFDDDTSIIGGSTTEYDSTIGDSSTVYSIPYNR
- a CDS encoding KIR protein gives rise to the protein MVKEEPCKVDDLPSRKIYNHFKRGNQECKDISSWEKSIVSILQGKWKENWGFSTCATKIANTWCLLTNVITEKEDQPLPSPQPCKEELCNFFYFWLGSELEGKLKSTFLLKDVIQKIYNTLEGSNNEPCAQSFLSSTMSTEFLYHRKKVFDYYHDYRTIWKQIKHNSQSGMSSSCTTAYDTYLNGDKKIVGDGGAKDAYNQVSANCGSETQNHDDFCRKFWDKLKNGEKKIPEPSKLKEQAQSGAGPQSDGEEEGEEETNLTNCLTQLLSQPSELAAPPSLPQQVEGSAASPSSRSITPIVSSALSVVGLPALGFLLYKYTNLFSDLRNNLLRSNDNISRIRRKKRATTTTIEHNIDTLTESDSIITTDSTLGDSTFESTINDSTIADSTTDLSTTEDASIIYNELPLRRRAGSRKNNSNMKREQQQQRIQRNISYGRM